One Bdellovibrio bacteriovorus str. Tiberius DNA segment encodes these proteins:
- a CDS encoding ArnT family glycosyltransferase — MKNSLKSNVFFGLGLVLFTLAMCWLFLLTPRAHNIEIIKPDLNTVQDSLATFQFQDMNPEREGLYWVKFTTSPMIYPLKYLNLRTMNCVHEMSTQHGDWNLPTNLNTRCDNFAGFKLNNTAPSLAKETTWHFAGSTKGDSYGVLLEKDWKDLPVALGLLLVAGSLMMMLFAKLPAMPLPERTFVVAVLGGAFLFRFWLVFIKAPPEFSLFSDMAGYFHRGEEIMRGEYTLSQLFQPAGFTLWSLWLRQLGGFELFNWSQVFLSWGTVVLIYLMVRERFGALAGAFSALISASYIPLAGFATFHMAENAYAFLITLFLWLMMKTLKHEKLSGYFAMGILLALAFYFKGNHAFFIPILGLWLLYRERHHFTRAVLKVTVMAIGCLLIAVPHMAWTWKHYGKPQLGPTAGALNFIEGKCPSKDNADSSGARWMSPLFHFTNERTFKQWDQPFTNQAYFWKEGLKCVAENPAVLVSSLRYIYYLAWGNPLWPIISNPTKELYYPWESFFYYAMLPLTLLGLLVLRKSEEPFNKATILLMLSLFLTVWFFKSENRFRVPFDALLISWGSLGAAWLSRLAVHVGNLLIQSPIVIQVTDQEKTAGTKPDQT; from the coding sequence ATGAAAAACTCTCTGAAATCGAACGTATTCTTCGGCCTGGGCCTTGTCCTTTTCACTCTGGCAATGTGCTGGCTGTTTCTGCTGACTCCTCGTGCCCACAATATTGAAATCATCAAACCGGATCTAAATACCGTTCAGGATTCCCTGGCGACCTTTCAGTTTCAGGACATGAATCCGGAACGGGAGGGCCTTTATTGGGTGAAGTTCACCACCTCCCCGATGATCTATCCTTTGAAATATCTGAACCTGCGCACGATGAACTGCGTGCATGAGATGAGCACCCAGCACGGTGACTGGAATCTGCCCACGAATCTGAACACCCGCTGCGACAACTTTGCAGGATTCAAACTGAACAACACCGCCCCCAGCCTTGCCAAGGAAACCACCTGGCATTTTGCTGGCAGCACCAAGGGGGACAGCTACGGTGTCCTGCTTGAAAAGGACTGGAAAGATCTTCCCGTTGCACTGGGACTTTTGCTGGTTGCAGGCTCCCTGATGATGATGCTTTTTGCGAAGCTGCCGGCCATGCCGTTACCCGAACGCACTTTTGTCGTCGCTGTTCTGGGTGGAGCCTTCTTGTTCCGCTTCTGGCTGGTGTTTATCAAAGCTCCGCCCGAGTTCAGTCTTTTTTCTGACATGGCCGGATACTTCCACCGCGGTGAAGAAATCATGCGCGGAGAATACACCTTAAGTCAGCTTTTCCAGCCCGCGGGATTTACTTTATGGAGTCTTTGGCTGCGCCAACTGGGAGGCTTTGAGCTTTTCAACTGGTCCCAGGTGTTCTTGTCATGGGGTACGGTCGTGTTGATCTATCTGATGGTGCGCGAACGTTTCGGTGCGCTGGCAGGGGCTTTTTCCGCGCTGATATCCGCAAGTTATATTCCGCTGGCGGGATTTGCGACGTTCCACATGGCTGAAAATGCTTATGCTTTTTTGATCACACTGTTCTTGTGGCTGATGATGAAAACGCTCAAGCACGAAAAGCTGTCAGGCTATTTCGCGATGGGAATTTTGCTGGCCCTGGCATTTTACTTTAAAGGCAATCACGCGTTCTTCATCCCGATTCTGGGGCTGTGGCTGCTTTATCGTGAACGCCATCACTTCACACGTGCAGTCTTAAAAGTGACGGTCATGGCTATCGGCTGCCTGCTGATCGCCGTTCCTCATATGGCGTGGACGTGGAAACACTATGGCAAGCCTCAGCTGGGACCCACGGCCGGAGCTTTAAACTTTATCGAAGGCAAATGCCCATCCAAAGACAACGCCGATTCATCGGGTGCACGCTGGATGTCCCCGCTGTTTCACTTTACCAACGAACGAACATTCAAACAGTGGGATCAGCCTTTCACCAACCAGGCCTATTTCTGGAAAGAAGGTCTGAAGTGTGTCGCCGAAAATCCAGCCGTGCTGGTTTCAAGTCTGAGATATATTTATTATCTGGCGTGGGGAAATCCACTGTGGCCGATCATTTCAAACCCCACCAAGGAACTTTATTATCCTTGGGAAAGTTTCTTTTATTATGCCATGCTGCCACTGACCCTGCTGGGTCTGTTGGTGCTGCGAAAGTCAGAAGAACCCTTTAACAAAGCGACGATTCTTCTGATGCTTTCGCTGTTTTTGACCGTGTGGTTCTTTAAGTCGGAAAACCGTTTCCGCGTTCCCTTTGATGCGCTTTTGATCAGCTGGGGGTCGCTGGGGGCCGCGTGGTTAAGCCGTCTCGCGGTTCACGTCGGAAATCTGCTCATTCAAAGTCCAATAGTCATACAGGTAACCGATCAGGAAAAGACCGCCGGTACAAAGCCAGATCAAACCTGA
- a CDS encoding NINE protein encodes MAKSDHSSFIGYILWIFGFMGAHRFYFGKSITGTIWFFTFGLAGIGWLIDIFLIPSMNRSAQRSYRSGRVDYNVSWILLTFLGIFGVHRFYMGKWLSGLIWLCTGGLFLIGYLYDYWTLNEQISDVNRETA; translated from the coding sequence ATGGCCAAGTCAGATCATTCCAGCTTTATCGGTTATATTCTTTGGATTTTTGGTTTCATGGGGGCGCACCGCTTTTATTTCGGGAAGTCCATCACCGGGACCATCTGGTTTTTCACGTTTGGTCTGGCGGGCATTGGCTGGCTGATTGATATCTTCCTTATTCCGAGCATGAATCGCAGCGCCCAGCGCAGCTATCGCAGTGGGCGTGTGGACTACAACGTCAGCTGGATTCTGCTGACGTTCTTAGGGATCTTTGGTGTGCACCGGTTCTATATGGGCAAATGGCTGTCAGGTTTGATCTGGCTTTGTACCGGCGGTCTTTTCCTGATCGGTTACCTGTATGACTATTGGACTTTGAATGAGCAGATTTCCGACGTGAACCGCGAGACGGCTTAA
- a CDS encoding NAD(P)H-binding protein has product MKVAIAGASGFVGKALIRELQGHHEIVALSRSGKKDSADGVEWRSCDLFSLLDSEKALQGCDVAVYLVHSMRPSAQLTQGTFEDFDLIVADNFVRAAEKCGVKRIFYLGGMCPENSQGMSRHLHSRHEVEGVFKTSRIPATILRAAVILGSEGSSFHIMTRLVDRLPVMVCPKWTSTQSQPVALKDVVRSLRYCIETAETQNHIYDIGGPDVISYLDMMKMIAHMQGLERTLLPVPFLTPGLSTLWVCMVTGAPKALVAPLVEGLRSTLLVSDKRRLDIPGYKFMPVEQALKEALADFTEKKTPLAFQKSPLGSYEVRSVQRLLIPEGVTADEVAHAYMEFLPSMRPGLMKVEVSGRWVNFCWSFPYVRLLILEYSPERSWSHRQLFYVRGGLLAQKTVRGRLEFRETLGGKAVIAAIHEFKPRMPWFLYRWTQALFHIWVMRQFGLYLNRPKSAR; this is encoded by the coding sequence GTGAAGGTGGCAATTGCCGGAGCCAGCGGTTTTGTTGGCAAGGCACTGATCAGGGAACTGCAAGGACATCATGAAATCGTTGCGCTCAGTCGGTCCGGTAAAAAGGATTCGGCAGACGGCGTCGAATGGCGTTCCTGTGATTTATTCAGTCTGCTGGATTCTGAAAAGGCTTTGCAGGGCTGTGATGTCGCCGTTTATCTGGTGCATTCCATGCGACCTTCAGCGCAACTGACCCAGGGGACTTTTGAAGATTTTGATCTGATCGTGGCCGATAACTTTGTTCGCGCGGCGGAAAAATGCGGAGTAAAAAGAATTTTCTATCTGGGAGGCATGTGCCCTGAAAATTCCCAAGGGATGTCCCGCCATCTGCACAGCCGTCACGAGGTCGAAGGTGTTTTTAAAACCAGTCGTATTCCTGCAACCATACTGCGCGCGGCAGTGATTCTGGGGTCTGAAGGTTCATCCTTTCATATTATGACTCGGTTGGTGGATCGCCTGCCGGTGATGGTCTGCCCAAAGTGGACGAGTACGCAGAGTCAGCCCGTGGCTTTAAAAGATGTGGTGCGCAGTCTGCGCTATTGCATTGAGACCGCTGAAACCCAGAATCATATTTATGATATCGGTGGGCCGGATGTGATCAGCTATCTGGACATGATGAAGATGATTGCCCACATGCAGGGGCTGGAGCGCACGTTGTTGCCGGTGCCCTTTTTAACGCCAGGACTTTCTACCTTATGGGTGTGCATGGTTACGGGGGCCCCAAAGGCTTTGGTTGCACCTTTGGTGGAAGGCCTAAGATCTACATTGCTGGTCAGTGACAAGCGCCGACTGGATATACCTGGATACAAGTTCATGCCGGTGGAGCAAGCGCTGAAAGAAGCCCTGGCCGATTTCACGGAAAAGAAAACTCCGCTGGCCTTTCAAAAAAGTCCCTTGGGCAGCTATGAAGTGCGCTCGGTGCAGCGCCTGTTGATCCCGGAAGGTGTTACGGCGGATGAAGTGGCCCATGCTTACATGGAATTCTTACCCAGCATGCGTCCGGGTCTGATGAAGGTGGAAGTCAGTGGACGCTGGGTGAACTTCTGCTGGAGCTTTCCGTATGTACGTCTGTTGATTCTGGAATATTCTCCGGAAAGAAGCTGGTCCCATCGTCAGTTGTTTTACGTGCGTGGTGGTCTGCTGGCGCAAAAAACCGTGCGGGGGCGCCTTGAGTTTCGCGAAACTCTGGGTGGCAAGGCGGTCATTGCCGCTATTCACGAGTTCAAACCCCGCATGCCGTGGTTCTTGTATCGCTGGACTCAGGCGTTGTTTCATATCTGGGTTATGCGTCAGTTCGGACTTTACTTGAATCGGCCCAAGTCTGCGCGATAG
- a CDS encoding Hsp20/alpha crystallin family protein, with protein sequence MRLTTTPYWPARRMNSNFFEEMDRIFESFAATPDQEKREQLFTPACEVAESAEHYLLSMDVPGFKKEGIKIEVNGKLLTISGERKRDEKVLSTFTRSFTVPDTVDGSKVEAHHEDGVLSIYLPKAPIAKAQKIEIQTQKGGFFEKLNATQGTGTEGN encoded by the coding sequence ATGAGACTGACTACAACACCTTATTGGCCCGCTCGCAGAATGAACTCCAATTTCTTTGAAGAGATGGATCGCATATTCGAAAGTTTCGCTGCGACCCCGGATCAGGAAAAACGGGAACAACTGTTCACGCCCGCCTGCGAAGTGGCTGAATCTGCAGAACATTACCTGCTAAGCATGGATGTTCCGGGATTCAAAAAAGAAGGTATTAAAATCGAGGTGAACGGAAAACTTCTGACCATCTCGGGCGAACGCAAGCGCGACGAAAAGGTGTTAAGCACCTTCACCCGCAGCTTCACCGTTCCAGACACTGTGGATGGTTCAAAAGTTGAAGCCCACCACGAAGACGGAGTCCTCAGCATTTATTTGCCGAAAGCTCCGATAGCAAAAGCACAAAAAATTGAAATTCAAACTCAAAAAGGGGGTTTCTTCGAAAAGCTGAATGCCACTCAAGGCACCGGCACCGAAGGCAACTAA
- a CDS encoding VOC family protein, translating into MEARLTMITLGVQNLAVSREFYEKGLKWPVSPASNENVVFLRTGGVALSLFPSEELAKDAGVDPQGSGFRDFTIAHNVNSKEEVAQVLAQAEKAGGRIIKPAQDVFWGGHSGYFEDPDRFLWEVAWNPMAPLNEKGEMQLP; encoded by the coding sequence ATGGAAGCACGACTGACGATGATCACGCTGGGCGTTCAAAATCTGGCAGTATCCAGAGAATTCTATGAAAAAGGTCTGAAGTGGCCTGTGTCGCCCGCAAGCAATGAAAACGTGGTCTTCCTGCGAACTGGCGGGGTGGCTTTGTCGTTGTTTCCTTCAGAGGAACTGGCGAAAGATGCCGGCGTGGACCCGCAGGGCAGTGGTTTCAGAGATTTTACCATCGCGCACAATGTGAACAGCAAAGAAGAAGTGGCCCAAGTTCTGGCGCAGGCCGAAAAAGCCGGAGGCCGCATCATTAAGCCTGCCCAGGATGTTTTCTGGGGAGGCCACAGCGGGTACTTTGAAGATCCGGATCGATTTCTGTGGGAAGTGGCGTGGAACCCCATGGCGCCACTGAATGAAAAAGGCGAAATGCAGCTGCCTTAG
- a CDS encoding asparaginase domain-containing protein, which yields MGTAIQDVIIITTGGTIEKTYNEFDGSLENRGTSIKNRILSKMRLPYTNIMVYPLLSKDSLYMTDEDRALISATVKDQMQRGSPIVVLHGTDTMHISAEHCFKDIGTPKVPVVFTGAMIPMGFDDSDAAQNVTEALLSAKLLQPGFYISFHNQVFNVPQVRKNREKGTFESF from the coding sequence ATGGGCACAGCTATTCAAGACGTCATCATTATCACCACCGGTGGTACCATCGAAAAAACTTACAATGAGTTCGATGGATCCCTGGAAAACAGAGGCACCAGCATTAAAAACCGCATTCTTTCCAAGATGCGATTGCCGTACACCAATATCATGGTGTACCCGCTGTTAAGCAAAGACTCGCTGTATATGACAGACGAAGACCGTGCCCTGATTTCTGCCACCGTCAAAGATCAAATGCAGCGTGGAAGCCCGATCGTTGTTCTGCACGGAACCGACACCATGCACATTTCTGCCGAACACTGCTTTAAGGACATCGGCACACCTAAAGTTCCAGTGGTGTTCACCGGCGCGATGATCCCTATGGGTTTTGATGACAGCGATGCCGCCCAGAATGTTACCGAAGCTTTGTTGTCTGCGAAGCTTCTGCAACCGGGGTTCTATATTTCCTTCCACAACCAGGTGTTCAACGTGCCTCAAGTGCGCAAGAACCGCGAAAAAGGCACCTTCGAAAGTTTTTAA
- a CDS encoding SRPBCC domain-containing protein, with translation MTKKAPVVIEVLNRVTAVSVEKHTGKNWDQWVRILNDQGAKNLSHKEIVALLGKKPFKLKEWWRQIVTSGYEVHIGRRQEGRNQKGELSATVTRTFYISADKLWKLLESPEGQAVWLKPLSRFKFKPKNVFETEDGYFGEIRTMKEGERLRMSWQDPEWHKPTIVQIYVMGRVPGKSMLAFMHDGIKDTRSKAAIRDRWTEAINALVEMTPAAPVRKKKS, from the coding sequence ATGACCAAAAAAGCACCTGTCGTCATTGAGGTTTTAAACAGGGTCACTGCAGTTTCCGTGGAAAAACACACGGGCAAGAACTGGGATCAGTGGGTCAGAATTCTGAATGACCAAGGGGCAAAAAATCTTTCCCACAAAGAGATCGTGGCTTTGCTGGGAAAGAAACCTTTCAAGTTGAAGGAATGGTGGCGTCAGATTGTGACTTCAGGTTATGAGGTTCACATCGGCCGTCGTCAGGAAGGCCGCAATCAAAAAGGCGAGCTTTCCGCCACGGTGACACGAACCTTTTATATCAGCGCGGATAAACTTTGGAAACTGCTGGAATCCCCGGAAGGTCAGGCCGTGTGGCTGAAGCCTTTGTCTCGTTTCAAGTTTAAGCCCAAGAATGTTTTTGAAACCGAAGATGGCTACTTCGGAGAAATCCGCACCATGAAAGAAGGCGAGCGCCTGCGCATGAGCTGGCAGGATCCGGAATGGCACAAGCCCACGATTGTGCAGATTTATGTGATGGGCCGGGTTCCTGGCAAATCCATGCTGGCGTTCATGCACGATGGAATCAAAGACACCCGTTCAAAAGCGGCGATTCGCGACCGCTGGACCGAAGCCATCAACGCCCTTGTGGAAATGACTCCGGCGGCTCCGGTACGAAAGAAAAAATCCTAA
- a CDS encoding DUF4097 family beta strand repeat-containing protein, whose protein sequence is MKFTALLALFISPLALAAETEVKEFDAKTIHSFDIENLNGNIKIEGAHEDKIVITAEKTDFTKSCRLEFKQKGTDLDVEVSRKGVFKKSDCTTHFTVLLPKVVELDVKTGSGNIAVTGTKGDIDFKIGNGQVTIDADVHELDGSAGNAEISVKSLTGKSELKMGSGTVKAAYAALPATGEFEIKSGSGNVELTLPADAKIQTSFISVGGKMTNELGDTKNAGFKVKLQSGAANLHIKKAP, encoded by the coding sequence ATGAAATTTACAGCACTACTGGCCCTGTTTATCAGTCCCTTGGCTTTGGCGGCCGAGACGGAAGTAAAAGAGTTTGATGCGAAAACCATTCATAGTTTCGATATCGAAAATCTGAACGGAAACATCAAAATTGAAGGGGCTCATGAGGATAAAATCGTGATCACGGCTGAAAAAACCGACTTCACCAAGTCCTGCCGCCTGGAATTCAAACAAAAGGGCACGGATCTGGATGTGGAAGTGTCCCGCAAAGGTGTCTTTAAAAAATCAGACTGCACCACCCATTTCACCGTGCTTCTGCCCAAAGTGGTCGAGCTGGATGTGAAAACGGGCTCTGGGAACATCGCTGTCACCGGAACCAAAGGGGACATTGACTTTAAAATCGGCAATGGCCAAGTGACGATCGACGCTGACGTGCACGAACTGGATGGTTCTGCTGGAAATGCGGAAATCAGCGTGAAATCCCTGACGGGCAAATCCGAGCTGAAAATGGGTTCCGGCACGGTGAAGGCTGCATATGCCGCCTTGCCAGCCACGGGTGAGTTCGAGATCAAATCCGGCAGCGGCAACGTAGAACTGACCCTGCCGGCTGATGCGAAAATTCAGACCAGCTTTATTTCTGTGGGTGGAAAAATGACCAATGAACTGGGCGATACGAAAAATGCCGGATTCAAAGTGAAATTGCAGTCTGGTGCCGCGAACCTGCATATTAAGAAAGCTCCGTAA
- a CDS encoding ABC-F family ATP-binding cassette domain-containing protein has product MISTNNVSLRFGGKKLFEEVNVKFTPGNCYGLIGANGAGKSTFLKVLSKEIEPNTGEVIIGSDQRLSILKQDHYAYDEFPVLKTVLMGNDRLYKVMEEKDALYAKADFSEADGVRASDLETEFAELNGWEAESEAAVMLAGLAIPEELHGKLMKELTGGEKVKVLLAQALFGRPDILLLDEPTNHLDIYAIQWLEEFLLNFENTVIVISHDRHFLNKVCSHIADIDFGKVTTYTGNYDFWRQASELNQRLREDQNKKSSDKAEELKAFIARFSANASKSRQASSRQKQLEKLEFVDLPASSRKKPFIGFDIKRELGNDVLVVDKLTKTWEGETLLKNLSFTLKKGDKVALLGRNDLAKTLLLEIISGEMQADSGTYNWGITTSVGYFPTDNSRYFNGEEETLVDWLRPYSTEKDETFLRGFLGKMLFGGTDALKQPKVLSGGEKVRCMFSKLMLSGANILILDGPTSHLDLESITAVNEGLSRFKGTVIFTSHDHELIQTVANRIIEIDQGVVYDNHITYEEYLASKQVTH; this is encoded by the coding sequence ATGATCAGCACGAACAATGTAAGTTTGCGTTTTGGCGGCAAAAAACTCTTCGAAGAAGTGAATGTAAAGTTCACCCCAGGCAACTGCTATGGCCTGATTGGCGCCAACGGGGCTGGCAAGTCCACGTTCCTGAAAGTTCTTTCCAAAGAAATCGAGCCCAACACCGGCGAAGTGATCATCGGCTCTGATCAGCGTCTGTCTATCCTGAAGCAGGATCACTATGCCTATGACGAATTCCCGGTACTGAAGACCGTTCTGATGGGGAATGACCGCCTGTACAAGGTGATGGAAGAAAAAGACGCTCTTTATGCAAAGGCGGACTTTTCGGAAGCGGACGGCGTTCGTGCTTCTGACCTGGAAACCGAATTTGCGGAACTGAACGGCTGGGAAGCAGAATCCGAAGCGGCCGTGATGCTGGCTGGCCTGGCAATCCCGGAAGAACTGCACGGCAAACTGATGAAAGAGCTTACCGGCGGCGAAAAAGTAAAAGTGCTTCTGGCGCAGGCCCTGTTTGGCCGCCCGGACATTCTGCTGCTGGATGAGCCGACGAATCACTTGGACATCTATGCGATCCAGTGGCTGGAAGAATTCCTGCTGAACTTTGAAAACACCGTCATCGTGATTTCGCACGATCGTCACTTCCTGAACAAAGTCTGCTCGCACATTGCTGACATCGACTTTGGCAAAGTGACCACTTACACCGGGAACTATGATTTCTGGAGACAGGCCAGCGAACTGAATCAGCGCCTGCGCGAAGATCAGAACAAGAAAAGCTCTGACAAGGCCGAAGAACTGAAGGCCTTCATTGCCCGCTTTAGCGCCAATGCCTCGAAATCCCGTCAGGCCTCTTCCCGTCAAAAACAACTGGAAAAACTGGAGTTCGTGGATCTGCCGGCATCTTCCCGCAAAAAGCCGTTCATCGGCTTTGATATCAAACGCGAACTGGGGAACGATGTCCTGGTCGTTGATAAGCTGACCAAAACCTGGGAAGGCGAAACTCTGCTGAAAAACCTGAGCTTCACCCTGAAAAAAGGCGACAAAGTCGCTCTTCTGGGTCGCAATGACCTGGCAAAGACACTTCTTTTGGAAATCATCTCTGGCGAAATGCAGGCTGATTCCGGAACTTACAACTGGGGTATTACCACTTCTGTCGGCTATTTCCCGACGGACAACTCCCGTTACTTCAATGGCGAAGAAGAAACTCTGGTGGACTGGCTGCGCCCTTACTCCACAGAAAAAGACGAAACCTTCCTGCGTGGATTCCTGGGTAAAATGCTTTTCGGCGGCACTGATGCTCTGAAACAGCCCAAGGTTCTTTCCGGAGGCGAAAAGGTTCGCTGCATGTTCTCTAAACTGATGTTGTCAGGTGCGAACATTCTGATTCTGGACGGACCAACGAGTCACTTGGATCTGGAAAGCATCACGGCCGTGAATGAAGGCTTAAGCCGCTTTAAGGGCACTGTGATCTTCACGTCCCACGACCATGAACTGATTCAAACCGTGGCCAACAGAATTATCGAAATTGATCAGGGTGTGGTTTACGACAATCACATCACTTACGAAGAGTACCTTGCTTCCAAGCAAGTGACTCACTAA
- a CDS encoding tRNA-uridine aminocarboxypropyltransferase: protein MDLKKYQERKTQQQGFQLGRPLCYSCMQPGKACYCHAIERFDPQISFVLLIHPIEVRRRIATGRMTSLCLEKSYLISGQNFSENPQVNALIRDPANHCVILYPGRDSSDLSLMNPLARQSLVPAGKRLTVFVIDGTWATAKKMMRESHNLHALPKICFSPEKPSAFRVRKQPKEFCYSTIEAVHQTIELLGGDLGLNLKQRPHDNLLEVFDLMVERQLLHLRHAEEIHGPFNSRDLKARDSR, encoded by the coding sequence TTGGATTTAAAAAAATATCAGGAGCGCAAAACACAACAGCAGGGCTTTCAGTTGGGCCGGCCGCTGTGTTATTCCTGCATGCAGCCGGGAAAAGCCTGTTATTGCCACGCTATTGAAAGGTTTGATCCCCAAATCAGTTTTGTTCTGTTGATTCATCCCATTGAGGTGCGCCGGCGCATCGCCACCGGGCGCATGACGTCTTTGTGTCTGGAAAAGTCTTATTTAATCTCTGGACAGAATTTCAGCGAGAACCCGCAGGTCAATGCCTTGATCAGGGATCCGGCGAATCACTGCGTGATTCTTTATCCGGGGCGGGATTCCAGTGACCTGTCGTTGATGAACCCGCTGGCGCGGCAAAGTCTGGTGCCCGCGGGAAAAAGACTGACCGTGTTTGTGATTGATGGCACGTGGGCCACAGCAAAAAAGATGATGCGTGAAAGCCATAACCTTCACGCCCTTCCCAAGATCTGTTTTTCTCCTGAAAAACCGTCAGCGTTTCGAGTTCGCAAACAGCCGAAGGAATTCTGCTATTCCACCATCGAAGCGGTTCATCAGACGATTGAATTGTTGGGTGGGGATCTGGGGCTGAATCTGAAACAGCGCCCGCATGACAACCTTCTGGAGGTCTTTGATCTGATGGTGGAGCGTCAGCTGCTTCACCTGCGCCATGCAGAGGAAATTCACGGGCCTTTTAATTCACGTGATCTTAAGGCCCGTGACAGTCGTTAG
- a CDS encoding DUF1993 domain-containing protein: MLYEMTVPPFIKTLKNLSALLDKGAHLAETKKFDVEVLLNSRLAPDQFPLTRQIQIACDTAKLGVARLTGKEAPSHPDTEKTLPELKARIESTIAFLESVSANDFAGSEKKHISQPRWEGKYLTGEDYVLHHAIPNIYFHVTTAYSILRHNGVEVGKKDFLGALPFKS; the protein is encoded by the coding sequence ATGCTTTACGAAATGACTGTTCCCCCATTTATCAAAACTCTTAAAAATCTTTCCGCACTTCTGGACAAGGGTGCTCACCTGGCCGAGACAAAAAAGTTTGATGTCGAGGTTCTGTTGAACTCCCGACTGGCACCGGATCAGTTCCCGCTGACTCGTCAGATTCAGATCGCCTGCGATACAGCGAAACTGGGTGTGGCACGTTTGACAGGCAAAGAAGCTCCTTCCCATCCAGACACCGAAAAAACTTTGCCGGAACTAAAAGCGCGTATCGAAAGCACGATTGCTTTCCTGGAATCAGTTTCTGCCAATGATTTTGCTGGCTCTGAAAAGAAGCACATCTCTCAGCCCCGCTGGGAAGGAAAGTACCTGACTGGAGAAGACTACGTTTTGCATCACGCGATTCCGAACATCTATTTCCATGTCACAACGGCTTACTCCATCCTTCGCCACAACGGCGTGGAGGTTGGCAAAAAAGATTTCCTGGGCGCCCTGCCATTTAAGTCCTAG
- a CDS encoding L,D-transpeptidase, which translates to MRTLQQITGAIAALLFLTVNTAQAEPTETMQKRSPTVIDEINPFDPNIEQVLEQFDKIYEEETGQSAHLPETYLDDIVNIFGGCTRNSCAVWAQVVKSSQRMYLYVNGSLRGSWLVSTGMSGYGTPNFDKHPNGRIYDRYSSSKFPGGDYNGLGNMPYAVFISGGFALHGTPQGNWSKLGTRASHGCIRMHPDNGYVFNRLVRSYGKSNVWITVQ; encoded by the coding sequence ATGAGAACTCTACAACAAATAACAGGAGCAATAGCCGCTCTGCTGTTTTTGACAGTGAATACTGCCCAGGCAGAGCCCACCGAAACAATGCAAAAACGCAGTCCTACCGTGATCGACGAGATCAACCCCTTTGACCCGAACATCGAGCAAGTACTGGAACAATTCGATAAAATTTACGAAGAAGAAACCGGACAGTCCGCTCACCTTCCAGAGACTTATCTGGATGACATCGTGAATATCTTTGGCGGTTGCACTCGCAACAGCTGCGCGGTCTGGGCTCAAGTGGTGAAATCAAGTCAACGCATGTATCTGTATGTGAACGGATCCCTGCGCGGTTCATGGCTGGTATCCACCGGCATGTCGGGATACGGCACCCCTAACTTTGACAAACATCCCAACGGCCGTATCTATGATCGCTACAGCTCCAGCAAATTCCCCGGTGGCGACTATAATGGCTTGGGCAACATGCCTTATGCTGTCTTTATTAGTGGAGGATTTGCCCTGCACGGCACACCTCAAGGCAACTGGTCTAAGTTAGGCACCCGCGCATCCCACGGTTGTATTCGCATGCACCCTGATAACGGATATGTCTTCAACCGGCTGGTGCGCAGCTACGGAAAATCAAATGTGTGGATTACGGTTCAATAG
- a CDS encoding MGMT family protein, with protein sequence MSEVFSEKVLKLIKKIPEGKVATYGQIAALAGKPQGSRGVAWLLHSCSESHKLPWQRVLNSKGKISFPPGTKSYRQQKKLLISEGVQFGEGDVIDMSVFQWKKKVAPVKRASQKPRMFS encoded by the coding sequence ATGAGCGAAGTATTTTCCGAGAAGGTTCTTAAGCTGATCAAAAAGATCCCGGAAGGGAAAGTGGCCACCTATGGGCAGATCGCGGCCTTGGCGGGGAAGCCTCAAGGATCCCGCGGGGTGGCGTGGCTGCTGCATTCCTGTTCTGAAAGTCATAAGCTTCCGTGGCAGCGGGTTTTGAATTCGAAAGGAAAGATTTCTTTTCCGCCCGGGACGAAATCCTATCGTCAGCAAAAGAAGCTTTTAATTTCTGAAGGTGTGCAGTTCGGTGAAGGCGATGTGATTGATATGTCAGTTTTTCAGTGGAAGAAAAAAGTGGCGCCGGTGAAGCGCGCTTCGCAAAAGCCACGCATGTTTTCTTAA